A portion of the Macaca thibetana thibetana isolate TM-01 chromosome 9, ASM2454274v1, whole genome shotgun sequence genome contains these proteins:
- the FXYD4 gene encoding FXYD domain-containing ion transport regulator 4 isoform X2, translated as MERVTLALLLLAGLTALEANDPFANEDDPFYYDWKNLQLSGLICGGLLAIAGIVAVLSSKCKCKSSQKQHSSVLEKTIPLITPGSTTTC; from the exons ATGGAGAGAGTGACCCTGGCCCTTCTCCTACTGGCAG GCCTGACTGCCTTGGAAGCCAATGACCCATTTG CCAATGAAGATGATCCCTTCTACTATG ACTGGAAAAACCTGCAGCTGAGCGGACTGATCTGCGGAGGGCTCCTGGCCATTGCTGGGATCGTGGCAGTTCTGA gtaGCAAATGCAAATGCAAGAGCAGCCAGAAGCAGCACAG TTCCGTACTTGAGAAAACTATCCCACTCATCACTCCAG GCTCTACCACTACCTGCTGA
- the FXYD4 gene encoding FXYD domain-containing ion transport regulator 4 isoform X1, which yields MERVTLALLLLAGLTALEANDPFANEDDPFYYDWKNLQLSGLICGGLLAIAGIVAVLSSKCKCKSSQKQHRLYHYLLSIGPASRDCLKPNTGPQRLLPWEALSSKKDFFPRAGC from the exons ATGGAGAGAGTGACCCTGGCCCTTCTCCTACTGGCAG GCCTGACTGCCTTGGAAGCCAATGACCCATTTG CCAATGAAGATGATCCCTTCTACTATG ACTGGAAAAACCTGCAGCTGAGCGGACTGATCTGCGGAGGGCTCCTGGCCATTGCTGGGATCGTGGCAGTTCTGA gtaGCAAATGCAAATGCAAGAGCAGCCAGAAGCAGCACAG GCTCTACCACTACCTGCTGAGCATAGGACCGGCCTCCAGGGATTGCCTGAAGCCTAACACTGGCCCCCAGCGCCTCCTCCCCTGGGAGGCCTTATCCTCAAAGAAGGACTTCTTTCCAAGGGCAGGCTGTTAG
- the FXYD4 gene encoding FXYD domain-containing ion transport regulator 4 isoform X3 — protein MERVTLALLLLAGLTALEANDPFANEDDPFYYGSKCKCKSSQKQHRLYHYLLSIGPASRDCLKPNTGPQRLLPWEALSSKKDFFPRAGC, from the exons ATGGAGAGAGTGACCCTGGCCCTTCTCCTACTGGCAG GCCTGACTGCCTTGGAAGCCAATGACCCATTTG CCAATGAAGATGATCCCTTCTACTATG gtaGCAAATGCAAATGCAAGAGCAGCCAGAAGCAGCACAG GCTCTACCACTACCTGCTGAGCATAGGACCGGCCTCCAGGGATTGCCTGAAGCCTAACACTGGCCCCCAGCGCCTCCTCCCCTGGGAGGCCTTATCCTCAAAGAAGGACTTCTTTCCAAGGGCAGGCTGTTAG
- the HNRNPF gene encoding heterogeneous nuclear ribonucleoprotein F: MMLGPEGGEGFVVKLRGLPWSCSVEDVQNFLSDCTIHDGAAGVHFIYTREGRQSGEAFVELGSEDDVKMALKKDRESMGHRYIEVFKSHRTEMDWVLKHSGPNSADSANDGFVRLRGLPFGCTKEEIVQFFSGLEIVPNGITLPVDPEGKITGEAFVQFASQELAEKALGKHKERIGHRYIEVFKSSQEEVRSYSDPPLKFMSVQRPGPYDRPGTARRYIGIVKQAGLERMRPGAYSTGYGGYEEYSGLSDGYGFTTDLFGRDLSYCLSGMYDHRYGDSEFTVQSTTGHCVHMRGLPYKATENDIYNFFSPLNPVRVHIEIGPDGRVTGEADVEFATHEEAVAAMSKDRANMQHRYIELFLNSTTGASNGAYSSQVMQGMGVSAAQATYSGLESQSVSGCYGAGYSGQNSMGGYD, from the coding sequence ATGATGCTGGGCCCTGAGGGAGGTGAAGGCTTTGTGGTCAAGCTCCGTGGCCTGCCCTGGTCCTGCTCTGTTGAGGACGTGCAGAACTTCCTCTCTGACTGCACGATTCATGATGGGGCCGCAGGTGTCCATTTCATCTATACTAGAGAGGGCAGGCAGAGTGGTGAGGCTTTTGTTGAACTTGGATCAGAAGATGATGTAAAAATGGCCCTGAAAAAAGACAGGGAAAGCATGGGACACCGGTACATTGAGGTGTTCAAGTCCCACAGAACCGAGATGGATTGGGTGTTGAAGCACAGCGGTCCCAACAGTGCCGACAGCGCCAACGATGGCTTCGTGCGGCTTCGAGGACTCCCATTTGGATGCACAAAGGAAGAAATTGTTCAGTTCTTCTCAGGGTTGGAAATCGTGCCAAACGGGATCACATTGCCTGTGGACCCCGAAGGCAAGATTACAGGGGAAGCGTTCGTGCAGTTTGCCTCGCAGGAGTTAGCTGAGAAGGCTCTAGGGAAGCACAAGGAGAGGATAGGGCACAGGTACATCGAGGTGTTTAAGAGCAGCCAGGAGGAAGTTAGGTCATACTCAGATCCCCCTCTGAAGTTCATGTCCGTGCAGCGGCCAGGGCCCTATGACCGGCCCGGGACTGCCAGGAGGTATATTGGCATCGTGAAGCAGGCAGGCCTGGAGAGGATGAGGCCCGGTGCCTACAGCACAGGCTACGGGGGCTACGAGGAGTACAGTGGCCTCAGTGATGGCTACGGCTTCACCACCGACCTGTTCGGGAGAGATCTCAGCTACTGTCTCTCCGGAATGTATGACCACAGATATGGCGACAGTGAGTTCACAGTGCAGAGCACCACAGGCCACTGTGTCCACATGAGGGGTCTGCCATACAAAGCGACCGAGAACGACATTTACAACTTCTTCTCTCCTCTCAACCCTGTGAGAGTCCATATTGAGATCGGCCCAGATGGAAGAGTGACGGGTGAAGCAGATGTTGAGTTTGCTACTCATGAAGAAGCTGTGGCAGCTATGTCCAAAGACAGGGCCAATATGCAGCACAGATACATAGAACTCTTCTTGAATTCAACAACAGGGGCCAGCAATGGGGCGTATAGCAGCCAGGTGATGCAAGGCATGGGGGTGTCTGCTGCCCAGGCCACTTACAGTGGCCTGGAGAGCCAGTCAGTGAGTGGCTGTTACGGGGCCGGCTATAGTGGGCAGAACAGCATGGGTGGCTATGACTAG